From a single Pseudobutyrivibrio xylanivorans genomic region:
- a CDS encoding Mbeg1-like protein, giving the protein MANVEDYLVWRSDVPFEVDPFNEVDNVVFCELVYAAFDGIVPGPGLKEKISLEDACELFFAKYSEEELINKSSFTKRAPFLLQKMARSKRYGGIKMAGFVNHVDAENQTQFAVCTFYLPDGTIYVAFRGTDDTLVGWKEDFNMCFSEGTGGQLKAVEYLNKNFARTMKHLRVGGHSKGGNFAVYGCAFCKPHIKDIILEIYNNDGPGFIPEIIKSQEYKSIAKRIHRYIPDESIIGMLMHSKSKTKVVTSSTHGINQHDLLSWQIERNHFITVDKVSSTSLLIDEIITKWVASFDYDTRAAFGDVFFESLASSGATRMSHITKNKVKSIAALTKEIQTLDPENQALVMDVLYKLVAVGGDSLKNTVLEKLLPIAEKLPKNVIVRK; this is encoded by the coding sequence ATGGCTAACGTTGAAGACTATTTAGTATGGAGATCAGATGTACCATTTGAAGTTGACCCATTTAATGAGGTGGATAATGTAGTTTTCTGCGAGCTAGTATATGCTGCGTTTGATGGAATTGTCCCTGGGCCAGGTCTAAAAGAAAAGATATCTTTAGAGGATGCTTGCGAATTATTTTTTGCGAAATATTCAGAGGAGGAGCTTATAAATAAGTCCTCCTTTACAAAGCGAGCTCCTTTTTTATTGCAAAAAATGGCAAGGTCAAAGCGGTACGGTGGCATCAAGATGGCTGGATTTGTAAACCATGTTGATGCTGAAAATCAGACCCAATTTGCTGTTTGTACCTTTTATCTACCTGATGGTACGATTTATGTTGCTTTTAGAGGAACAGACGACACGCTTGTTGGTTGGAAAGAGGATTTTAACATGTGCTTTTCAGAGGGTACAGGTGGTCAGCTGAAGGCGGTAGAGTATTTGAACAAGAATTTTGCCCGCACTATGAAGCATCTTCGAGTTGGGGGACATTCTAAGGGGGGTAATTTTGCAGTTTATGGATGTGCTTTTTGTAAACCGCATATTAAGGATATAATTCTTGAGATTTATAATAATGATGGTCCCGGTTTTATTCCTGAAATAATTAAGTCTCAAGAGTATAAGTCCATCGCTAAGCGTATTCATCGCTACATTCCAGACGAATCCATCATTGGCATGCTTATGCATAGCAAGTCCAAGACAAAGGTAGTAACAAGCTCTACCCATGGTATAAATCAGCATGACTTGTTGTCATGGCAGATAGAAAGAAATCATTTTATTACTGTTGATAAGGTGTCATCGACCTCACTTCTGATAGATGAAATTATCACGAAGTGGGTAGCAAGCTTTGACTATGATACAAGAGCAGCTTTCGGTGATGTATTTTTTGAATCATTGGCTTCTTCTGGTGCAACGAGAATGTCACACATTACAAAGAATAAGGTGAAATCCATTGCAGCGCTAACAAAGGAAATACAGACACTGGATCCTGAAAATCAGGCACTGGTGATGGATGTTCTTTATAAGCTTGTTGCTGTAGGTGGGGACAGTCTTAAAAATACAGTCTTGGAGAAGCTTCTTCCTATCGCTGAAAAACTCCCGAAAAATGTAATAGTGAGAAAATAA